The following coding sequences lie in one Apium graveolens cultivar Ventura chromosome 1, ASM990537v1, whole genome shotgun sequence genomic window:
- the LOC141717924 gene encoding uncharacterized protein LOC141717924 — protein MEDDYSSWIGFPKSSKEYVRGIKAFMENSFPIHAKGEEMKCPCKVCVNRYWHTQTVIYDHLICSGPSPLHMKWICEVSHTKIDGSTDLMDSGTGIDFEDNLGEMFNCTGKKFRDLENDYESLTNAEARKFYGHVREGKQPLYPGSTKFSRLSFLIKLYHLKCAHGISESAFGELLELIRDAFPDAQIPLSLNAAKNMIKDLGLHYEKIHACRNNCMLYWGENKDKEKCDNCGVSRWVLPEKKRNDASDPGQVVHKVPANVMRYFPLKPRLQRLYMCKEYSKLMKWHDMGRQQDGKVRHPADTEAWKTIDADYPDFSLENRNVSLGVASDGFNPYRSMNLSHSTWPIVLVNYNLPPWLCMKQENLILSTLISGPDSPKNSIDVFMQPLIAELKELWEVRR, from the coding sequence ATGGAAGATGATTATAGTAGCTGGATAGGATTTCCAAAATCTAGTAAAGAATATGTACGAGGGATAAAGGCATTTATGGAAAATTCATTTCCAATTCATGCTAAAGGAGAAGAAATGAAGTGCCCCTGCAAAGTATGTGTCAACCGTTATTGGCACACTCAAACAGTTATCTATGATCATCTCATATGTAGTGGCCCTTCTCCATTACATATGAAATGGATTTGCGAGGTATCACATACCAAAATAGACGGTAGTACTGACTTGATGGATTCGGGGACGGGGATTGATTTCGAAGATAATTTAGGTGAAATGTTCAATTGTACGGGTAAAAAGTTTCGAGATTTAGAAAATGACTATGAAAGTCTAACAAATGCAGAGGCTAGAAAGTTTTATGGCCATGTTAGGGAGGGTAAACAACCACTATACCCCGGATCAACTAAATTCTCTCGGTTAAGTTTCCTGATCAAACTTTATCATTTAAAGTGTGCTCATGGAATTTCCGAGTCTGCCTTTGGGGAATTGCTGGAGTTAATAAGAGACGCCTTTCCTGATGCCCAAATACCTTTGTCTTTGAATGCTGCAAAAAATATGATCAAGGATTTAGGCTTACATTATGAAAAAATACATGCATGCCGAAATAATTGCATGTTGTACTGGGGCGAAAATAAAGACAAAGAAAAATGCGACAATTGTGGTGTTTCTAGGTGGGTGTTACCGGAAAAAAAAAGGAATGATGCTAGTGATCCGGGGCAGGTTGTACACAAAGTGCCAGCTAATGTGATGAGGTACTTCCCTCTAAAGCCGAGATTGCAGAGGCTATACATGTGCAAGGAATATTCGAAACTAATGAAATGGCACGATATGGGACGTCAACAGGATGGAAAAGTAAGACATCCGGCTGATACAGAGGCTTGGAAGACGATAGATGCTGACTATCCTGATTTTTCATTAGAAAATCGGAATGTTAGTTTAGGAGTAGCCTCAGATGGATTCAACCCCTATCGTTCAATGAACCTAAGTCACAGTACCTGGCCAATTGTATTGGTCAATTACAACCTCCCACCTTGGCTATGCATGAAACAAGAAAATCTAATTCTTTCGACACTAATATCTGGTCCAGATTCACCAAAGAATAGTATTGATGTGTTCATGCAACCTTTAATTGCCGAGTTAAAAGAATTATGGGAGGTCAGGCGTTAA